A region of Ammoniphilus sp. CFH 90114 DNA encodes the following proteins:
- the ctaD gene encoding cytochrome c oxidase subunit I — MATHAHPKRTGLWDWLTTVDHKKIGILYLIAGGFFFLIGGLEALLMRIQLMYPNQEIFVGGSFNQLLTMHGTTMIFLAAMPIIFALMNAIVPLQIGARDVAFPFLNSLGFWLFFLGGLLLNLSWFLGGAPDAGWTAYLPLSGKNYSGMGVDFYVLGLQIAGIGTWIGGINFLVTIINMRAPGLTFMRLPMFTWSVFVTSALILFAFPAITVSLVLLMFDRLFGGAFFEPALGGNIVIWQHLFWVFGHPEVYILILPAFGVISEVIATFSKKRIFGYSAMVFATVLIGFLGFMVWVHHMFTVGLGPVANSLFSIATMLIAVPTGIKIFNWLFTMWGGQIRFTAANLWAVGFLPTFVIGGMTGVMLSVPPADYQFHDSYFVVAHFHYTIVGGMVFALFAGLHYWWPKMFGKILNETLGKIGFWFFFIGFHLTFFPQHFLGLMGMPRRVFTFLPNQGLELGNFISTIGAFSMTIGTLVFLYNVIVTATRGEKASNDPWDARTLEWTISSPAPEYNFAQTPLVRGLDAFWVEKMAGKKKMTPAEPLGEIHMPSPSILPFIMSLGLFIAGFGFMHHAYLIVIIGLGTTVVCMFLRSIYDDPGYHVHPDEEEVKA; from the coding sequence GTGGCTACACATGCACACCCAAAGAGAACTGGCTTGTGGGATTGGCTAACTACCGTTGACCACAAGAAAATCGGTATTCTTTACCTTATTGCGGGTGGATTCTTCTTTCTTATCGGTGGATTAGAAGCTCTTCTCATGCGTATACAGTTAATGTACCCGAACCAAGAGATATTTGTGGGCGGATCATTTAACCAGCTCTTAACAATGCACGGAACAACAATGATCTTCTTGGCTGCGATGCCTATTATCTTTGCTTTAATGAACGCAATTGTGCCCTTACAGATTGGTGCTCGCGACGTAGCATTTCCTTTCTTAAACTCCCTTGGATTTTGGCTTTTCTTCCTTGGAGGTTTACTGTTAAATCTAAGCTGGTTTTTAGGTGGAGCACCTGATGCAGGTTGGACAGCGTATTTGCCTCTTTCCGGTAAGAATTACAGTGGCATGGGTGTTGACTTTTATGTATTAGGTCTTCAGATTGCGGGTATTGGAACATGGATCGGGGGAATTAACTTCCTTGTAACGATTATTAATATGCGTGCTCCTGGATTGACATTTATGCGTTTGCCAATGTTTACATGGAGTGTATTTGTTACTTCTGCCCTTATTTTGTTTGCTTTCCCTGCGATTACAGTAAGTTTAGTCTTGTTGATGTTTGACCGCTTATTTGGAGGAGCGTTCTTCGAACCAGCTCTCGGCGGTAATATTGTAATCTGGCAACATTTATTCTGGGTGTTCGGACACCCTGAGGTTTACATTTTGATCTTGCCAGCGTTTGGTGTAATTTCTGAAGTCATAGCTACTTTCTCTAAGAAGCGTATCTTTGGATATAGCGCCATGGTTTTCGCTACTGTATTGATTGGTTTCTTAGGATTCATGGTTTGGGTACACCACATGTTTACTGTTGGATTAGGACCGGTGGCCAACTCCTTGTTCTCCATTGCAACCATGCTAATTGCGGTTCCGACCGGAATTAAGATCTTTAACTGGTTGTTTACGATGTGGGGCGGACAAATCCGATTCACAGCAGCCAACCTTTGGGCTGTAGGCTTCTTGCCAACCTTCGTAATTGGGGGGATGACAGGGGTTATGCTTTCCGTACCTCCTGCTGACTACCAATTCCATGATAGTTATTTCGTAGTCGCTCACTTCCACTACACGATTGTAGGGGGAATGGTGTTCGCACTATTCGCTGGTCTTCATTACTGGTGGCCTAAGATGTTCGGTAAAATTTTGAATGAGACACTTGGTAAGATTGGATTCTGGTTCTTCTTTATCGGATTCCACCTAACGTTCTTCCCTCAGCACTTCCTTGGCTTAATGGGGATGCCGCGTCGTGTATTTACATTCTTACCGAATCAAGGTCTAGAACTAGGTAACTTTATTAGTACTATTGGTGCTTTCTCAATGACTATCGGAACCCTTGTGTTCTTGTATAATGTTATTGTTACAGCAACTCGTGGTGAGAAGGCGTCTAACGATCCTTGGGATGCTCGTACACTAGAGTGGACGATTTCTTCTCCAGCTCCAGAATACAACTTTGCTCAAACTCCACTTGTTCGTGGATTGGATGCTTTCTGGGTTGAGAAGATGGCAGGCAAGAAGAAGATGACACCAGCAGAACCGCTTGGTGAGATTCATATGCCGTCTCCATCGATTCTTCCGTTCATTATGTCACTTGGTTTATTTATTGCAGGTTTCGGATTTATGCACCATGCGTATCTGATCGTTATTATTGGACTCGGAACGACAGTGGTATGTATGTTCCTTCGTTCCATCTACGATGATCCTGGATACCATGTGCATCCGGATGAAGAGGAGGTAAAGGCGTAA
- a CDS encoding cytochrome c oxidase assembly protein, whose amino-acid sequence MSHGHHVVESSGLFTMWNPWQLLLTLALGFTYFYLIGPGRHRFENVSPIKPRHIFLFITGLVTYYMAAGSPMNYYGHHYLFSAHMLQQSLLYFVVPPLLILGLPKYLLQALFSIKFARRMLETHMLVTIFAFNFMFSMYHLPLIFNTVMESEFLMALSHMVLFIAAFQMWWPIISPLPEVKHTTELRKMAYIISGAVLLTPACALIIFADSIVYQTYVGAPEVFWWLPPMDDQQLGGVLMKLVQELAFGSALAFIFFRWFRKENPKDSIDMYYPQPAVDTPQGVKE is encoded by the coding sequence ATGTCACATGGACATCATGTCGTTGAATCATCTGGTTTATTTACAATGTGGAATCCGTGGCAGTTGCTGCTTACACTTGCTTTAGGTTTCACTTATTTCTATCTTATTGGTCCAGGCCGTCACCGCTTTGAGAATGTGTCACCGATTAAGCCGCGTCATATTTTCTTGTTCATAACAGGTCTTGTTACGTATTACATGGCGGCAGGAAGCCCTATGAATTACTATGGTCACCACTACTTGTTTAGTGCGCATATGCTGCAGCAATCTTTACTGTATTTTGTTGTTCCACCATTATTAATTCTCGGGTTGCCTAAATATTTATTGCAAGCTTTGTTTAGTATCAAATTTGCTCGAAGAATGCTTGAGACTCACATGCTTGTGACGATTTTCGCTTTTAACTTTATGTTCTCTATGTATCACTTGCCACTTATCTTTAATACCGTGATGGAAAGTGAATTCTTAATGGCTCTATCCCACATGGTCCTATTCATCGCTGCTTTCCAGATGTGGTGGCCTATCATTAGTCCCTTACCTGAAGTTAAACATACAACTGAACTGCGTAAGATGGCTTATATTATCAGTGGAGCTGTCTTGCTTACACCGGCATGTGCGTTAATTATCTTCGCGGATTCCATTGTTTATCAAACGTATGTGGGAGCTCCAGAAGTGTTTTGGTGGTTACCCCCTATGGATGACCAGCAATTAGGTGGAGTATTGATGAAGCTTGTCCAGGAGTTGGCTTTTGGTTCTGCTCTCGCGTTTATCTTCTTCCGCTGGTTCCGAAAAGAAAATCCGAAAGACTCCATTGATATGTATTACCCTCAACCTGCTGTTGATACACCACAAGGAGTGAAAGAGTAG
- a CDS encoding DUF420 domain-containing protein, translated as MMATILPFLSTSFIVISAILVAIGWYYITQRKIETHKKVMTWAGIFATAFFIIYASRTLFVGNTAFGGPDEIKIYYTVFLIFHIILATTGAVFGITSLWSGFKNRLKLHKKIGPITSIIWFFTASTGVVVYVLLYVLWTPGEATSLFKAILGW; from the coding sequence CTGATGGCTACGATTCTACCTTTTTTAAGTACTTCATTTATTGTAATTAGCGCTATATTAGTGGCGATAGGCTGGTATTACATTACTCAGAGAAAGATTGAGACTCATAAAAAGGTCATGACTTGGGCAGGTATTTTTGCGACAGCATTCTTTATTATCTATGCATCAAGAACGCTTTTTGTGGGAAATACAGCATTTGGTGGTCCAGATGAGATTAAGATCTACTACACAGTATTCTTAATTTTTCACATCATATTAGCCACAACAGGAGCTGTATTCGGTATTACATCTTTATGGTCCGGGTTTAAGAATCGTTTAAAGCTTCATAAAAAGATTGGACCTATCACATCGATCATCTGGTTTTTTACAGCAAGTACAGGGGTAGTGGTCTACGTTCTGCTTTATGTGCTATGGACCCCAGGTGAAGCAACAAGTTTATTTAAAGCCATACTAGGCTGGTAG
- a CDS encoding N-acetylmuramoyl-L-alanine amidase: MKKILILVWCWIFTFFCYFANTGLAQGYPERFDVIIDIGHGGVDGGTSAYGVLEKELNLQIGKRLYERLISQGYNVGMTRVRDYALSDDNRQPIRSRHLRDLTQRKLIADALDPKVFISLHMNWSGHHRTRGPLVIYQANQKSYSLAHLLQQHLNTLYGIEKKPSRGRTYFLMKHLQMPSVIVELGYLSNAQDFTMVRDNKFQQQLADTIAHAVGEYFLLYPVE; the protein is encoded by the coding sequence ATGAAAAAGATTTTGATTCTGGTTTGGTGTTGGATCTTCACTTTCTTTTGCTATTTTGCTAATACTGGGTTAGCCCAAGGCTATCCTGAGCGCTTTGATGTCATTATTGATATAGGTCACGGAGGAGTAGATGGTGGAACATCGGCGTATGGCGTTTTGGAGAAGGAACTAAATTTACAAATCGGGAAAAGGCTTTATGAACGGTTAATCTCTCAGGGATATAATGTGGGGATGACCCGCGTTCGTGATTATGCTTTAAGTGACGATAACCGCCAACCAATCAGAAGCCGTCATCTACGAGATTTAACACAAAGAAAATTAATTGCTGATGCTCTAGATCCCAAAGTTTTTATTAGTTTGCATATGAACTGGTCCGGTCATCACAGAACACGTGGCCCTTTAGTGATCTACCAAGCCAACCAAAAAAGCTATAGTCTTGCTCATTTATTACAACAACATCTGAATACTTTGTACGGGATAGAGAAAAAGCCGTCAAGGGGAAGAACCTACTTTTTAATGAAGCATCTCCAGATGCCATCCGTTATTGTAGAACTGGGATATTTGAGTAATGCTCAAGATTTTACAATGGTAAGGGACAATAAGTTTCAGCAGCAATTAGCTGATACTATTGCGCATGCTGTAGGGGAATATTTTTTGCTTTACCCGGTGGAATAA
- the hemQ gene encoding hydrogen peroxide-dependent heme synthase yields the protein MSQAVQTLEGWYVLHDFRSIDWNAWKSLTQEERDQATDELLSLMGSWKEVEDQKQGSFALYSIVGQKADLAFMHLRPTLAELDDLETAFNKTLLAQITIPTYSYVSVVELSTYVAGDVDPDTDPYIQGRLKPVLPDTKHICFYPMNKRREGNDNWYMLPMEQRSAMMRSHGMIGRKYAGQVTQIISGSVGLDDWEWGVTLFADDPLTYKKLVYEMRFDEVSARYGDFGSFFVGNRMDQERIKSYLQV from the coding sequence ATGAGTCAAGCTGTCCAAACCTTGGAGGGCTGGTATGTCCTTCATGATTTTAGAAGTATCGATTGGAATGCCTGGAAGTCTCTCACACAGGAAGAGCGAGATCAAGCAACAGACGAATTACTTTCCTTAATGGGATCATGGAAAGAAGTCGAAGACCAAAAACAAGGAAGCTTTGCTCTTTATTCAATTGTGGGCCAGAAGGCTGACCTTGCCTTTATGCATTTGCGACCTACTCTTGCTGAACTAGATGACCTAGAAACGGCTTTTAACAAGACTTTATTAGCTCAAATCACTATTCCTACATACTCTTACGTATCCGTTGTAGAATTAAGTACCTACGTAGCAGGAGATGTTGATCCTGACACAGATCCTTATATCCAAGGCCGCTTAAAGCCTGTATTACCTGACACTAAGCATATCTGCTTCTATCCGATGAACAAGAGAAGAGAAGGAAATGACAACTGGTACATGCTTCCTATGGAACAGCGCAGTGCGATGATGCGAAGCCATGGGATGATTGGCCGTAAGTATGCTGGTCAAGTGACACAGATCATTTCTGGATCCGTTGGTCTTGATGATTGGGAGTGGGGCGTAACCTTGTTTGCCGATGATCCTCTAACATATAAGAAGCTCGTATACGAAATGCGCTTCGATGAAGTAAGTGCTCGTTACGGTGATTTTGGATCCTTCTTTGTAGGGAACAGAATGGACCAAGAGCGCATTAAGAGTTACTTACAGGTTTAA
- the coxB gene encoding cytochrome c oxidase subunit II has product MSRWNLSWRLLPLLAVMMLVLTGCAQDPYLSALDPKGPVASAQLSLIMLSLYIMIGVFVVVMVIYVYVLFRFRKRPGQTGIPEQVEGNHKLEIIWTVIPLILLAVLAVPTVSLTFDLAEKHSTEEALQVKVTAHQFWWEFEYPDLEISAGQDLYIPTGQKIQFQVTAKDVMHAIWIPALGGKIDTNPGMTNNMWLQADKPGTYKGKCAELCGPSHALMDFKVIALEPAEFDKWVNNMKATATKTVPASAQAGQEVFNQSCIGCHAVDATKGVKVPDIAPNLAGFADRTVLAGFIEHNNENLAQWIKNPQSLKPGNLMPAFEGKLDEQQINDLVEYMNTLTLE; this is encoded by the coding sequence ATGAGTCGATGGAATTTAAGTTGGCGTCTATTGCCTCTGCTCGCGGTAATGATGCTAGTACTCACTGGGTGTGCACAAGACCCATATCTGTCTGCTTTGGATCCAAAAGGACCCGTAGCATCAGCGCAGTTATCATTGATTATGCTCAGTTTGTACATCATGATTGGCGTATTCGTCGTGGTGATGGTGATTTACGTCTATGTTCTGTTCCGCTTCCGTAAGCGTCCAGGACAAACAGGTATTCCAGAGCAAGTAGAAGGTAATCACAAACTAGAAATTATTTGGACTGTTATTCCTCTTATTCTTCTTGCAGTATTAGCGGTCCCTACCGTTTCTCTGACGTTTGATCTAGCTGAGAAACATAGTACTGAAGAAGCGTTACAAGTAAAGGTAACAGCTCACCAGTTCTGGTGGGAATTTGAATACCCTGATCTTGAAATTTCTGCTGGACAGGATCTATATATTCCTACTGGTCAGAAGATCCAATTCCAAGTTACGGCTAAGGATGTAATGCACGCCATTTGGATCCCTGCATTAGGGGGTAAGATCGACACAAATCCTGGAATGACTAACAATATGTGGCTTCAAGCTGACAAGCCAGGTACTTATAAAGGTAAATGTGCTGAGCTTTGCGGACCATCCCATGCTCTTATGGACTTCAAGGTCATTGCTCTTGAACCAGCTGAGTTTGATAAGTGGGTAAACAATATGAAGGCGACAGCTACTAAAACTGTTCCAGCTTCTGCACAAGCAGGACAAGAAGTGTTCAACCAGAGCTGTATTGGTTGTCACGCAGTGGATGCAACAAAAGGAGTTAAAGTACCTGACATTGCTCCAAACCTTGCTGGTTTTGCTGATCGTACGGTATTAGCTGGTTTCATCGAGCACAACAATGAAAACTTAGCTCAATGGATTAAGAATCCTCAATCTTTAAAGCCAGGAAACTTAATGCCAGCTTTTGAAGGTAAGCTGGATGAACAACAAATTAACGACCTAGTCGAATATATGAACACCTTGACTCTTGAATAA
- a CDS encoding D-glycerate dehydrogenase: protein MKPKVFVARPIPIEVEQYIAEHCEVEKWLGEDTIPRAELLKAVQQVEGLLTTGGRIDGELLDHAPHLKVVSNISVGYNNFDLEAMKARKILGTNTPYVLDNTVADLVMGLILSTARRIPELDQYVKNGQWRRGDDEVLFGVDVHHSTLGIIGLGRIGEAIARRAKLGFDMNVLYHNRSPKTEVEQSLGIRPASLDDLLAQSDFVVLMTPLTPETTHLMGREEFEKMKDTAIFINASRGKTVDEQALIEALETKQIRGAGLDVYEREPIASDHPFLKMPQVVTLPHIGSSTAKTRLDMAKTAAKNLVMAVTGEVPPNVVKELLT, encoded by the coding sequence ATGAAACCCAAAGTGTTTGTGGCGAGACCCATCCCAATAGAAGTTGAACAATACATAGCAGAACACTGTGAGGTAGAGAAGTGGTTAGGGGAGGATACCATCCCTCGCGCGGAGTTGCTTAAGGCTGTCCAACAAGTTGAAGGATTACTAACGACAGGTGGACGAATTGATGGAGAGTTGCTCGATCATGCCCCTCACTTAAAAGTAGTAAGTAATATTTCTGTAGGCTATAACAATTTTGATCTTGAAGCGATGAAAGCAAGAAAGATCCTCGGGACGAACACTCCTTATGTACTAGATAATACGGTAGCTGATTTAGTGATGGGCCTTATTTTGTCTACTGCACGCCGTATTCCTGAACTCGATCAATATGTTAAAAACGGACAGTGGAGAAGAGGAGACGATGAAGTCTTATTCGGGGTTGATGTCCATCATTCCACTTTAGGGATTATTGGTTTAGGAAGAATCGGTGAGGCCATTGCGCGAAGGGCGAAGTTGGGCTTTGATATGAATGTACTTTACCATAATAGGAGTCCTAAGACAGAGGTAGAACAGAGCTTAGGCATTCGTCCTGCTTCTTTAGACGATTTGCTAGCACAGTCTGATTTCGTCGTACTCATGACCCCTCTAACTCCGGAGACCACACACTTGATGGGGCGTGAGGAATTTGAAAAGATGAAAGACACAGCCATCTTTATTAATGCCTCCCGGGGGAAGACCGTAGACGAGCAAGCTCTTATAGAGGCGTTGGAAACAAAGCAGATCAGGGGAGCAGGACTAGATGTCTATGAACGGGAGCCTATCGCAAGTGATCACCCGTTTTTAAAGATGCCCCAAGTGGTAACTTTGCCTCATATCGGATCTTCCACAGCAAAAACACGTTTGGACATGGCCAAAACGGCGGCTAAAAACCTTGTCATGGCAGTAACAGGAGAAGTACCGCCAAACGTAGTGAAAGAACTACTAACCTAA
- a CDS encoding cytochrome c oxidase subunit 3 yields MAQNFTSLPAHPETATLEGKNKVLAFWLFLGGEVVLFGSLFATFIALRTSYAGGPTGQELFDLGLVAIATLLLLTSSLTSVFGVQAMHRHDVAGMQRWFGITVLLGVAFLGLEIYEFMHYYHMGHTMSSSAFGSAFYTLVGFHGAHVLGGVTWIALLQMQLAKKGLTVVTAPKFYLASLYWHFVDLVWVFIFTVVYLMGKVG; encoded by the coding sequence ATGGCACAAAATTTTACAAGCCTTCCCGCCCATCCTGAGACAGCAACACTAGAAGGCAAAAATAAAGTTCTTGCCTTCTGGCTCTTCTTAGGTGGAGAAGTTGTATTGTTCGGTTCCTTGTTTGCAACATTTATCGCTCTTCGCACCTCTTATGCTGGCGGACCAACAGGGCAAGAATTATTTGACCTTGGTCTTGTAGCTATAGCTACGTTGTTGCTTTTAACAAGTAGTTTGACTAGTGTATTTGGGGTTCAAGCGATGCACCGCCATGATGTGGCAGGAATGCAGCGTTGGTTTGGAATTACCGTACTACTAGGTGTTGCGTTCTTAGGCTTAGAAATCTACGAGTTTATGCACTACTACCATATGGGACACACTATGTCTAGCAGTGCCTTCGGATCCGCTTTCTATACTCTTGTTGGATTCCACGGAGCGCACGTTCTAGGTGGTGTAACCTGGATTGCTTTACTTCAAATGCAGTTAGCTAAGAAAGGCTTAACTGTAGTCACAGCACCTAAGTTTTATTTAGCAAGTCTTTACTGGCATTTTGTAGACTTAGTGTGGGTTTTCATCTTTACAGTAGTATACCTAATGGGAAAGGTGGGTTAG
- the dapD gene encoding 2,3,4,5-tetrahydropyridine-2,6-dicarboxylate N-acetyltransferase, with product MNMMDANQIIEFIQKSVKKTPVKVHIKGNLEGLDFGAETKSFINGQVGVLFGEWKEIAPVLEANKDRIEDYVVESDRRNSAIPLLDTKHIQARIEPGAIIRDQVEIGNNAVIMMGAVINIGAVVGEGTMIDMNVVLGGRATVGNNCHIGAGAVLAGVIEPPSASPVIVEDDVVVGANAVLLEGVRVGKGAVVAAGAVVVDDVPPYTVVAGTPARVIKQIDEKTKSKTEIKQELRQL from the coding sequence ATGAACATGATGGATGCTAATCAAATTATCGAATTTATCCAAAAAAGCGTGAAGAAGACACCTGTTAAGGTACATATTAAAGGAAACTTGGAAGGGCTTGATTTTGGAGCAGAAACCAAATCCTTCATTAATGGACAAGTTGGTGTTCTTTTTGGTGAGTGGAAAGAAATTGCTCCCGTTTTAGAAGCTAATAAGGATAGAATCGAAGATTATGTAGTGGAAAGTGACCGTCGCAACTCCGCTATTCCTCTTTTAGACACCAAGCATATTCAAGCACGTATCGAGCCAGGTGCTATCATCCGTGATCAAGTAGAAATCGGAAACAATGCCGTCATCATGATGGGCGCCGTCATTAACATTGGAGCAGTCGTAGGTGAAGGTACCATGATTGATATGAACGTTGTGCTTGGTGGTCGTGCAACAGTTGGAAACAACTGCCACATCGGTGCTGGAGCCGTGCTTGCAGGCGTAATTGAGCCGCCTTCCGCTTCTCCCGTTATTGTAGAAGATGATGTTGTAGTAGGTGCTAATGCTGTTCTTCTTGAAGGTGTTCGCGTAGGAAAAGGTGCGGTTGTCGCCGCTGGAGCCGTTGTTGTAGATGATGTTCCTCCTTATACTGTGGTAGCTGGTACTCCTGCTCGCGTGATCAAGCAAATCGATGAAAAAACGAAGAGCAAAACAGAAATCAAACAGGAGCTTCGCCAACTCTAA
- a CDS encoding N-acetyldiaminopimelate deacetylase, whose product MSLSIYHEIRRSLHLIPEKGFEEFKTQQFLLDYIKQLPEDRFDLETWRTGILVKVKGTNPTRIIGYRADMDGLPIEEETTYAFRSQHPGYMHACGHDFHMSIALGVLTHIVNHPVQDDVLFIFQPAEEGPGGAKPMLEECTALQHWKPDMIMALHIAPEYPVGTIATREGILFANTSELFIDLVGKGGHAAFPHTANDMVVAASHLVTQLQSIVARNIDPLDSGVVTIGKIEGGTKQNIIAEKARLEGTIRTLSLDSMHKIKTRIEALVKGIEAGFACQASIDYGSNYCQVYNDPSLVREFMNWVETNESVTLIECKEAMTGEDFGYFLEEIPGFLFWLGVDTPYGLHHSKIEPSEEAIDVAINLLTQYIHHLANK is encoded by the coding sequence ATGAGCCTGAGCATATATCATGAGATCAGAAGAAGTCTTCATCTCATACCAGAGAAGGGCTTCGAGGAATTTAAGACTCAACAGTTTTTACTTGACTATATCAAGCAACTGCCTGAGGATCGGTTTGATTTAGAAACATGGAGAACAGGCATCCTCGTAAAGGTGAAAGGAACGAATCCTACCCGTATCATCGGCTACCGAGCAGATATGGATGGTCTTCCCATTGAGGAAGAAACGACTTACGCGTTTCGCTCTCAGCACCCTGGCTATATGCATGCTTGCGGTCATGATTTCCATATGAGTATTGCCTTAGGCGTGCTTACCCATATTGTCAATCATCCAGTTCAAGATGATGTGCTCTTCATCTTCCAGCCAGCAGAAGAAGGCCCAGGGGGGGCTAAACCCATGCTCGAAGAGTGCACGGCCTTGCAACACTGGAAGCCCGACATGATTATGGCCTTGCATATTGCTCCTGAATATCCAGTAGGAACGATCGCGACTCGTGAAGGGATCTTGTTTGCTAATACGTCAGAGCTATTTATTGATTTAGTTGGGAAGGGCGGTCATGCCGCTTTCCCTCATACAGCTAATGATATGGTTGTGGCAGCAAGCCATTTGGTTACCCAACTTCAGAGCATTGTTGCACGTAATATTGATCCCTTAGATTCCGGCGTTGTTACCATTGGGAAAATTGAAGGTGGCACGAAGCAAAACATTATTGCAGAAAAAGCAAGACTTGAAGGGACCATCCGAACCCTATCACTTGATTCCATGCACAAAATCAAAACGAGAATCGAAGCTCTCGTTAAAGGCATCGAAGCGGGATTTGCTTGTCAAGCTTCGATTGACTATGGGTCCAACTATTGTCAGGTTTATAATGACCCCAGCCTGGTACGCGAGTTTATGAACTGGGTTGAGACAAACGAAAGTGTAACACTGATTGAGTGTAAGGAAGCGATGACTGGTGAGGATTTTGGCTATTTCTTAGAAGAGATTCCTGGATTTTTATTCTGGCTTGGCGTTGATACTCCTTATGGACTCCACCACTCCAAGATTGAACCTAGTGAAGAGGCTATTGATGTAGCAATAAATCTCCTTACACAATACATTCATCATCTAGCAAATAAATAA
- a CDS encoding cytochrome C oxidase subunit IV family protein — protein sequence MGQQINHTETGPKHHKPEGKKRHIVAFIVSIILTAIAFLAVILGGSNAFVIPFIIVLGIIQAGFQLYIWMHMDQKGHELPELGIYTGLLVAVVTVIVFAYWMGGY from the coding sequence ATGGGACAACAGATTAATCATACTGAAACTGGGCCCAAGCACCATAAGCCCGAAGGTAAGAAAAGGCATATCGTTGCCTTTATCGTTTCCATTATTCTTACGGCGATTGCTTTTCTAGCTGTTATTCTTGGAGGCTCTAATGCCTTTGTTATTCCATTCATTATCGTTCTTGGTATTATTCAAGCAGGTTTCCAACTTTATATCTGGATGCACATGGATCAAAAGGGACATGAACTTCCTGAGTTAGGAATTTATACAGGTCTTTTGGTTGCGGTGGTTACCGTTATCGTTTTCGCCTACTGGATGGGCGGTTACTAA